CTGGTTTCCTTGTCGAGTCGATGGACGATCCCTGGCCGTGCCTCACCGCCAAGTTCACTCAAGTTTTGGAAGCGAAACAACAGGGCATTTACCAACGTCCCACGATTTCGCTCTTCGTCACCTGCTCCGGCATGGACGATCATTCCTGCTGGTTTGTTTATTACGGCTAAGTATTCATCCTCGTAAACAACGTCGAGCGGAATGTCTTCTGCTGTGGCCTTCAGCGGCGGACGCTCTGCTTTCCCGCGGATTTCGATCAGTTCGTTGCCGCGCAGCTTCAGCGAAGGCCGGGCTATCGTGCCGTTCACCTGCACCTTATGTTGCTCGATCAATTCCTGAACACGTGCGCGACTGATGTTTGCCAGCGTGGCGGTCAGAAACTGATCGAGACGTCGCCCGGCGTCTTCAGGCGTAGCACGGAAGGTTTGGAGGGAGTCGGTCGTGCTTTGACCCGCGTCCATCAGGAGGTGGCCGCGAGCTGAGATCTGCGCGCGGCTTGCGGACGGGAGCATAGCACCCACATCACTCCGCCTCCGATGACCAGGATTAGCGCGATGAATTGAGTCGCGCTCATGATCCCGCCAAACATCGATCCGCGATCGGGATCCGCTCGCAGAAACTCCAAGAAGTAGCGAGCAACACCGTAGAGAAAGAGGTATACAGCCGAAATCTGCCCTTCAAAGCTGCGGTGTCGAAAGAGCCACAACAGCAGGAAAAAAATGAGTAGCTCAACAAGAAATTCGTAAATCTGCGTCGGATGGAGTCGCACGCCCAGTGGCGTGCCGGCCCATTTAGCTAATGGGTTCGTGAAGGTCACTCCCCATGGCAGATTCGTGGGCCTCCCAAAACAGCACCCAGCAGCGAAGCAGCCGAGGCGCCCAATAGCGTGTCCAATGGCAATCCCTGGAGCAAAGGAATCGGCGGTCTTGAGCTTCGGCAAGTGGTGCCGAACGGCATACCAGTAGCAGACGCCAATCGACAGCAGCAGGCCGCCCGAAAACACGCCTCCAGACTGAAGCGTGTCAAAGCTAAAAAGGTTTAATGGCAGATCTGGGTGCTCCTGCCACGTGGTGAACAGATACAACAGCTTCGACCCAACGATACCGGCGAGGATTGCGACCAGGCCCATGTTCCACATTGTGTCCACGTTAATGCCCTGACGACGGGCGAGGTGAACTGTCACAAGGAGCCCGATGATCAAACCTGACGCAACGAGAACGCCGTATGTAGGAACGAAGAAATGTCCGATTTGGAAGAGACGGGGATACACGAAATTCAGCTGCCAGCTATTAGCTTAACCGGAATCATCGAACACACCTAAATTCAAAGCTTCGGCTGGTTCACTGGTAAAGAGGCCAGGAACGCGTCATAGAGGGAAATAGTCTTCAGCTCGCGCCGCAACTGATCCTCCGAAGCCTTGCTTGTGACTTCGATCTGCATGGACTCGCCAGGCAGCAAGTCGACGTAGTTGTCGGAGAATTTGGCGTCCAAATCACCAAACGACAAATAAACGTCACGCGCGATCTGCGTAGACTGCAGCGTCACTTTGTAAGTATTTCCGGCGCCCTGGATGTCTGCCTTGATCTCAGGCTGCGGGAGGCGCACCTCTTTCATCTTTGCGAAGAAGTAAAGGTTGCGAGAAACCGGCTTGCCCGCGACTAAAAGTTGCGAATCGATGAAGACCTGCTCATGCTGGCGCTGTGCCAAAAGCTGTGTCACTGGCAAGCTGAGGTAGATGTCGCTGGTAAGCGGCTTTACCTGAATGTCCGCGGACTTCTCTTCCAGGACCTTGCCTGTGAGGTCCATCAGTCTCACGCGCAACTGCGCGGGCTGAACCTGCTGTTTATCCGACACAACGTAAATTTGCAGGGCACTGTTCTCTTCATTTGGACTCACCAAAAGGTCGTTGTAGAAGCGTCGCGCGTAGTACTGCAGCGCCTTCCAACGGCCGTAATAGTCGATGCTGGACCACGAGGCCACCGGCCAGCAGTCGTTGAGCTGCCAGTAAAGCGAACCCATCGTGCGCGGTCGATTACGCCGGAAGTGTTCCGCTCCCATCTTGATCGCCTCCGCTTGCATCACCTGGCTGGCGTAGAGGAATGAAGCGAAGTCTTTCGGCTGGCCGAAGTAGCGCAGCAGATAATCGTAGATCCTTCCGTTGCCTCCCTTGTTCTTCTGATGCGACAGCATGACCGCGGAGCTGATGTCCCAATCCTCCGGCGTGCTGAACGATTTGATCGTGCTCATTTCGGGAAAGGACTGGAAGCCGAACTCCGTCATGAAGCGGGGCACTTGCTGCTTGTAATTCTCAATCGGAGCCAACGCGTGCCACACTTGCCAGTAATGCATGTCGCCGATGCGCTGGGTATCGGGGTCGTCCTCGAAGTTGGCGCTGGGTGAACTCGGCCAGTAAGGCACTGACTCACCATATTCGACGACTACGTCGGGCAGCACACGGTTGAAGAGCACCATGTAGTCTTGCCAGACCTTTTCCGCGGTCTTTTGTCCGACCTCCGCTTTGAACTGTTGGCGATCACCCCAGTGCATCCACCCAGTCTCTACTTCGTTGTTGCCGCACCAGATCACGATGCTGGGATGGTTACGCAGGCGCTTCACTTGATCGATAGCTTCGTGACGCACGTTGTCCAGAAACTCAGCATTCCCGGGATGCATGTCGCCGCCGAACATGAAGTCCTGCCAGATGATCAGCCCGAGTTCGTCGCAGATGTTGTAGAACTCGTCGCTCTCGTAAATCCCGCCTCCCCACTCGCGGATCATGTTCATGTTCGCGTCGCGGGCTGACTGCAGTATGTCTCGATAAGTCGCGGCCGTTACTCGCGACGGAAAACTGTCGAATGGAATTACATCGGCCCCTTTTCCAAATACGGGAATGCCGTTGATTACGAACTCCATGCTGCGTCCCCAATGGTCGGGATCGCGGCGGAGCTGCAATGATCGCAATCCTGTGCGGACCTTAGCTTGATCGACAGCGGCTCTCTTGACCGCCAGCGTTGCCGAGAACTCGTACAGAGACTGCGGGCCGTATCCGGTGGGAAACCACCGCGCTGGCTTATCAATTTCAATCGGCACCGTCACTCGATTCAACCCGCGAACCAGCGTGACGCTCCTGTCAACCTTCTTTGCGGCTTTTCCTTCGGTCGGTGTGTAATTGATCGTGACCTTGGCCGAAGTGTTGGCGTCTGCTTCCACTTCGAGATTTGCCGCAATATTTGCCAGATCGGCGGTGATTTCGTTCTGCGCAATGTGCAGATCTCGGATCACGGCATCGTCCCAGCTTTCCAGCGCCACGGGCCGCCACACGCCCATCGTGACGAAGCGCGGCCCCCAATCCCAGCCGTATTGATAAGGCGCCTTGCGCGTGTAGGGATCGGTACCGATTCCCTTCTCTACATCTGCATCGTGTACTGAGATCGAAGGCAGGTGGTACGGCATGCCCTGGATTTGCTTCAGGACCTCATTGATGGGAGAGCGAAAGACAATTTGCAGAGTATTAGTTCCCTGCTTCAGATACGGCTTCGCATCAATGCGCCAGATGCGAAACATGTTCTCGGCGCGCAACACTCCTTGCCCATTGAGAAATACCGTTGCATAGGTATCCAAGCCTTGAAAAACAAGCTCGATGTGCTTGCGCGCCAACGTGGCGCCGGAAACATCGAAGTTGGTTTGATATTGCCAGTCTTCCAAACCGATCCATTGAAGCTTCTTCTCGTTGTCGCGATAGAAAGGTTCCGGAATGATCTTGTTACGCAGCAAGTCCGTTTGGATGCAGCCAGGCACTTCCGCTGGCGTCCAGTCAGCCACCCGCTGCAACGTTGTCGAATCGACTTCAGGCTCAACGCCGGCAAAGTGATTTAGGGAGGCATCCGGCGCAAGACGAAACTGCCATCCGCGGTTCAGGTCGATAACTTGCTTCGGACTGGCGCCGAACGCGGTAGAGGAAATTGAGGCGAGGGCAAGCACGAGCGAAATAGTCGATTTCATCATCATCAAGATCGCTACGGCGTGCGCATGATAACACCTCCATCGAAGCGGACAGGCAGTGGGGAACAGACTTCATAAATCGTTTTTCTCCAAGCTTTTGATTGCCTCGGGCTTCGTTCACGGCTAATCTTCCGGCATGCAACTCACCTGGCTCGACTGGTCCGCGATCATTGGCTACCTGGGTATTACCGTCCTGATGGGCCTCTACTTCCGTGGACGCTCCGGTAGCAGCATGGAAGAGTATTTCGTTTCGGGCCGGTCGGTTTCCTGGTGGCTGGCGGGAACGTCAATGGTCGCAACCACGTTCTCCGCCGATACGCCGCTGCTCGTGACCGGCCTTGTATACACGCAAGGAATTGCCGGCAATTGGCTCTGGTGGTCGTTCCTGCTGTCAGGAATGATGACGGTCTTCCTCTTCGCTCGGCTGTGGCGGCGATCCGGATTGCTCACCGATGTGCAGTTTGCCGAGATGCGTTATTCAGGAAAACCTGCGGCGTTTCTTCGCGGGTTTCGCGCTATATACATCGGCCTCTTGATGAATTGCCTGATCCTCGGATGGGTAACAAAAGCGATGATCAGCATCGTCAGCGTCGTCATGGGCGTCAGCGAACATGCCGCGCTTGCAATCTGCATCTTCGTTATCGTTCCCTTCACCGGACTTTACGTTGCAATTGGGGGATTGTGGGGCGTCCTCTGGACCGATCTGTTCCAATTTGTTCTCAAAATGGGAGTGGTGATCGCGGTTGCATATTACGGAATCAGCGCCGCAGGAGGCCTGCACGAGTTGCTGCGAAAGCTTCAGATTGCGCAGCCGCCGGTTCCAACAACTGCACACGGAAACCCACTGAAACTGTTTCCTGATTTCTCCAGCGGCCTCACGGCTGAGGCCTGGTGGACTCTTCCCGTAATCACTTTGCTGGTCTTTCTCGGATTGCAGTGGTGGGCATTCTGGTATCCCGGCGCCGAACCGGGCGGTGGCGGATACATCGCTCAGCGCATCTTCAGCGCAAAAACTGAGAAACAGGGATTGCTCTCTGTGCTGTGGTTCAACATTGCCCACTACGCACTTCGCCCCTGGCCTTGGATTTTGGTTGGCCTCGTTGCGATCGTTCTCTATCCAAATCTGGACGGTTCCGCGCCAGGCCGTCATCCCGAAGACGGCTACATGCTGGTGCTCACGCAACACTTGCCTGCATCACTGCGAGGTCTGGCAATTGCAGGGTTCTTGGCTGCGTTCATGTCCACGATCGCCACCCAGCTCAATTGGGGCGCGTCGTACCTGGTCGCCGACTTTTACAAACGCTTCATCAAACCAGAAGGAACACAGAAGCATTACGTCCGAGCCTCACGCGTAGTGACTGTATTTCTCGTAATCTGCGCAGCGCTTGTAGCCGCACAGCTAGCCTCAATTCAGTCCGGATGGCAGTGGGTGCTGGAGCTCAGTGCTGGCACGGGAGCCGTTTACTTGCTGCGCTGGTACTGGTGGCGGATCAACGCCTGGAGCGAGATCACGGCGATGATCGTAGCGCTCGTCACTTCGCTCACACTGCGCCTCACACATCCCTTTACGGGAAATGCCGCGGTGGAGTTTGCCAAGAGTGCAAGCGTAACGACAGCGGTCACAACCGTCGCGTGGTTGATCGCCACTTTCATGACGAAACCAGTTAGCCAGGAAGTTCTAGTGAGCTTCTATCATCACGTTCGTCCCGACGTCCGCGGATGGAAGCCGGTTGCCGCGATCGTAAAAGACGTGAAGCCCACGCGCGACCTAGGACGCAATCTTGCACTATGGCTTCTCGGCTGCGCCATGGTTTACTCGTTCCTCTTCGGAGCGGGATACGCGATCCTTGGTCATCCAACACGGGGAACTACTCTGCTGGTGATCGGGATTGCCTGTCTGATGATTCTGCTGAAGCAGCTGCGCTCATTCGTCGAAGAACCCGAGCACACGACGCGAAAGCCAGGTACGGAGACGGCCGCGTTCATCGGCCATTGAGCTAAGACCGCTGGGTCTAGCACGCCGGAGCCGCGGCGTTGAGTTCAGATTTCTTGACGTACGTGCCTGCAAGCGAGTCAGAATGGACTTATGTATCGCCTTCAGATCGCGTTGTGTCTGTCATTTATTTGCTGCTCGCTGTCGGAGGCGCAGAGCAGACCCGATTTCTCGGGAGTCTTTGTTATGACCCAAGAGAACTCATCCATTGTGCGACCGATGCTAGTTCTTGAAGTCAAGCAAAGCACCGACAGGCTGGCAACCACGCTTACTCGCAATGGCGAAAGCCTCACGCGCAACTACAGTCTTACGGGTAGTACTTCTCCGAATCCCGCATTTGAGGCAGGCATTAGCCAGGACCGCATTCGGTTTAAAGATGAGAAATTAGTTATCGAGTCGAAACTCGATTTGAAACCGATGTCTCAGCCCTGGAATGTGACACCATGGACCGCGGGTCCATTAACAATCAAGGAGACATGGGAGCTATCTCGCGACAATCAAACTCTCCTAGTACGGCGCGATTTTGATTATCAGAATGCACCGGGTTTAAAGGCCAGCCAAAAGGAGACCTACAGCAGGCGCACGGCCCTCGAGAGCGCATTGGCTGAAGCGAAGAATGCCTCAAAGCCTCGCTGCGCAGAGGCTCCGCCTGTTCGGCAGGAACGCCCTCTCAAGTACGATTCGGGAGCGATAATCGGAGATGCTACCTACTGGCAGGTCACTCACTGTGCGATGTTCACAGCTGATCTTTCAGGTGATTTCTTCAAGCACCTCGAGCGCAGACATACTCCCCGCGGAGACGAATTCCACAAAGACAGCCAGCTGGCTCTTACTTATCCCGACTTCGTCACGCTCGAAGTTGAACCCTCCGTTGGATCATGTGGCCGGATCCTCTACACCACCCTTCCCCTGGACTTTCGTGAACTCCGCTTCCATATTCGTTGGGCCGGAGCAACGATAAAAGACCTGGGTGAGGTGCCAGCAAATCTTCTCCGCGAAGCGTGGAAAGAATTTGGCGCCGCACGAGAGTTTTATCGCGTGAATCTTCCTTCCAAAGATGTGCCCTTGAGCGATGTCCTTCAAATCGAAATTCTCTCCAAATCCGGAGACCCGCTCGCGTGCATCAGTGGTCACATCTGACGCAAACCGCGAACCGCCAAGCTACTGAACCTCTGATCCGACAACACAGCCGAGGGCGGCTATGCCCCGTTGATCCAAATAATCCTGTCCGAAATCGAACGCCAACGGCTGATTCCGCCCAGCAGATCCTGTCCCACTCACCTGAATTCAATCACTTATCAACGTCGCTCATGGACGCGCAAGTGCATTTGGAATCCAGAATCAGTGTTTCTGTAACTGAAGGAGTTCCATGGACCGCTTTCTGCAGGACCTTCGCTATGCGCTGCGACAGCTAACAAAGTCGCCGGCCTTCACCGTGACCGCTCTGCTGACGCTCGCCTTAGGCATCGGCGCGAACACGGCGATTTATAGCCTGCTCGACCAGGTAATGCTCCGCAGCTTGCCGGTTCAAGATCCTGAGCAGTTGGTGATGCTCAAGAGCTCAGGAAGCGATCGCGGAAGAATCAGTGCCTATGGTGGAAGCAGCGATGATTACTTCTCTTATCCCATGTACCGCGATCTTCGGGACAAGAACTCCGTCTTCAGCGGCGTAGTAGCCACTGACCAGGTGCAAGTAGGAGTCCAGTGGCATAACCAGCCTGAACTCGTGCAAGGCGAGCTCGTGTCGGGAAATTATTTCGATGTGCTTGGAGTGAAGCCTGCCGTCGGACGCCTGCTCGTGCAATCCGACGATGAAGTGCAGGAGCGCAGTCCCGTCGTCGTGCTCAGCTACGGCTATTGGCAAAGAAGATTTGGTTCTGATCCGCGAGTCGTGAACGACACGATTCTGGTGAATAGCCATCCATTTACGGTTGTCGGCGTGGCTTCGCCGGGATTCAAAAGCTTTGTCGTAGGAGCCGCGCCTGATGTATTCGCTCCGATGATGATGAAGCCGCAGATCACTCCCGGTTGGAATGATCTCGACGAACGCCGTTCCCGCTGGCTGAACGCCATTGGGAGACTCAAACCCGGAATGACGCTCGCTCAAGCAGAGGCCGGCTTGGCTCCCTTGTGGCGTTCTCTGCGCGAGGAAGAACTGAAGGCAATCCCCAACGCCACACCCAAATTCCGTGAGGGCTTTGTTGCCAAGTCAAAACTCAGTCTTAGCGAAGCCGCACAAGGATTCTCGCCTGTGCGCGATCAGATCGGCACGCCGCTCGTGATTGTGATGGCGATGGTTGGGCTCGTTGTGCTGATCGCCTGCGCTAACGTCGCCAGCTTGCTTCTGGTACGTGCAGCCGGACGCGTTCGCGAAATGTCTGTGCGCTACGCCCTCGGAGCCTCGCGCATGCGAGTCGTCCAGCAGCTTGTAATCGAAGGCCTTGTGCTGGGCGTTGGCGGCGGAATAATAGGTTTGGCGATAGCCCCGTCAGTAACGCAACTGCTGCTTCGCAAGATCTGGACCGATTCGTCAGGGCAGATTCCCTTTTCGTCCTCCCCCGATATTCGAGTACTGGTGTTCAACTTCGGCCTGTCTGCAGCTGTAGGACTGCTGTTCAGTCTCGCACCTGCGCTTCAGTTCTGGCGTCCCGATCTGGTACAAACGCTAAAGCAACAGCTCACAACCGCGAGTGGAGGACAACTGAGGTTACGCCGCAGCTCGGTCGCGCTGCAGATGGGTCTCAGCCTGCTGCTTCTCTTTGGCGCGGGATTATTCGTTCGGACCCTACATAACTTGAGGAATGTTGACGTCGGCTTTGCCTCGGATCATCTACTGACGTTTGGCATCTCGCCGGGGTACGCAGGCTACAAGCTTGAGCAAAATCCCGATCTGTACAAGCGCATCGTCGACACGCTCAAAGGCCTTCCCGGAGTTCGCTCGGCCGCCGCCACGAGCGATCCTGAGCTGGCAGGCAACGACAGCATGAGCAGCATCGGTATCCCCGGCTACACTCCGGGCGAGAACGAACGGATGGCCGTCGAATGGGCCGAAATCAGCCCCGGCTATTTCGATACTCTCAAGCTGCCCTCCGTAATCGGCAGAGACATTAGTGATCAGGATCATGCTGGCACAACAAAGGTCGCTGTTGTAAACGAGACCTTCGCCCGCCGCTATTTCGGAGGGCCGGACAAAGCCGTCGGACATAACTTCGCCCGCGGCGGAGCACCCGAGGACAAGCCTGAATTTCAAGTCATTGGCGTGGTGCGCGACGCAAAGCACCGCAATCTTCGCGACGAGATCGGCCCGACAGTTTATATCCCGTACACGCAGGTTGATCCCAAAAGGGGCCTAACGTTCATGCAGTTCTATGTTCGAACCTGGCAAGCCCCCGAAGAGGCGACGAATACGATCCGAACCGCCATGCAGAGCCTTGACTCAAAATTGGTCGTCGATTCTCTGCTGACGGTGGATCGGCAAATCAACAACAACGTCACGAATGAAAGCATTGTTGCCTTCCTCGCCGTGAGCTTTGGAGTTCTAGCGACCTTCCTCGCTGCAATTGGACTCTACGGAGTCCTTGCCTTCTCCACCGCGCAACGCACCCGTGAGATCGGGATTCGCATGGCCCTTGGCGCCAGCCGAAGCTCGGTGGTGCAAATGGTTTTGCGCGAAGTGCTGTGGCTCGCCGGCATCAGCGTCGCAATCGCCGTACCCTCGGCTGTGCTGCTAGCGAGATACTTGCGCAGTCAGTTGTATGGTGTCTCCAACACCGACCCACTCACGCTGGTAGCCGTTGTTGTAGTCATTGCTGCCGTCGCCATGCTCGCAGCAATGCTGCCCGCGCGCCGCGCGGCCGGCGTGAATCCAACAAAAGCGCTAAGGTATGAATAGATTTCAGGGCTTACTGAAGCGGGAATATGACCCAGAAGAAGCCTGGCCTTGGAGCAGCAGCCGTGAAATCGTCTTCCCAGATGATCATGCCAGCACTTTACGCCCGCTCCCTCTGCAAAGCCAGATAACCCGCGTAATAGCCGTAATTCCTTTCTGTGCACAGCGGTAACCGTCGCCTTGAGCGTGGTCGCTGCCAATCGGCAGCTATAGGGACGAGTCCCGCATTACCGAGGAAACGTTACTCCGGTACATTGCGGATCTACGTCCTTGGATTAATACTGTCCCCGGTAGCAGCGATCCCGGCTTTGGACCAGAATAGAACTCGCCGCTGGGACGAGATTCAGAATGAGGGCGACGAGCCTGTGAGCGATATCGACAACCCGCCAACATCGAGCCGCAGGACGACGCGAAGAGCCAAGATCATGCTCGATCTTCTGTCGCTGTTCATTACGCTAGCCTGCCTTGGATTTGCTTTGTACAGAAGCTGGCGATAAACGCCTTCTCGCCTGACAAAATGGTAGCCCTGGGGTGACTCGAACACCCGACCAACGGTTTAGGAAACCGCTGCTCTATCCATCTGAGCTACAGGGCCATGGCCACGCTTTTCCTCAGTTTACCGCAGACCGTTTTGCGCTACGACCACGTCGCAGCATCCGTTTGCTCTGCTGCCCGATGCATGCTGCATCCGCAGCTCCTAACGTGCGATAACATTGGCGGCACTTTCTCTCGGACCTATGAAGCGGCGTGTCCTGACCTACGGCTTAGTCGGTGGAGTCCTCATTGCCTTGCTGAAATGGACCGAGTATCGAT
Above is a genomic segment from Terriglobales bacterium containing:
- a CDS encoding glycoside hydrolase family 2 protein — its product is MMMKSTISLVLALASISSTAFGASPKQVIDLNRGWQFRLAPDASLNHFAGVEPEVDSTTLQRVADWTPAEVPGCIQTDLLRNKIIPEPFYRDNEKKLQWIGLEDWQYQTNFDVSGATLARKHIELVFQGLDTYATVFLNGQGVLRAENMFRIWRIDAKPYLKQGTNTLQIVFRSPINEVLKQIQGMPYHLPSISVHDADVEKGIGTDPYTRKAPYQYGWDWGPRFVTMGVWRPVALESWDDAVIRDLHIAQNEITADLANIAANLEVEADANTSAKVTINYTPTEGKAAKKVDRSVTLVRGLNRVTVPIEIDKPARWFPTGYGPQSLYEFSATLAVKRAAVDQAKVRTGLRSLQLRRDPDHWGRSMEFVINGIPVFGKGADVIPFDSFPSRVTAATYRDILQSARDANMNMIREWGGGIYESDEFYNICDELGLIIWQDFMFGGDMHPGNAEFLDNVRHEAIDQVKRLRNHPSIVIWCGNNEVETGWMHWGDRQQFKAEVGQKTAEKVWQDYMVLFNRVLPDVVVEYGESVPYWPSSPSANFEDDPDTQRIGDMHYWQVWHALAPIENYKQQVPRFMTEFGFQSFPEMSTIKSFSTPEDWDISSAVMLSHQKNKGGNGRIYDYLLRYFGQPKDFASFLYASQVMQAEAIKMGAEHFRRNRPRTMGSLYWQLNDCWPVASWSSIDYYGRWKALQYYARRFYNDLLVSPNEENSALQIYVVSDKQQVQPAQLRVRLMDLTGKVLEEKSADIQVKPLTSDIYLSLPVTQLLAQRQHEQVFIDSQLLVAGKPVSRNLYFFAKMKEVRLPQPEIKADIQGAGNTYKVTLQSTQIARDVYLSFGDLDAKFSDNYVDLLPGESMQIEVTSKASEDQLRRELKTISLYDAFLASLPVNQPKL
- the lgt gene encoding prolipoprotein diacylglyceryl transferase, translating into MYPRLFQIGHFFVPTYGVLVASGLIIGLLVTVHLARRQGINVDTMWNMGLVAILAGIVGSKLLYLFTTWQEHPDLPLNLFSFDTLQSGGVFSGGLLLSIGVCYWYAVRHHLPKLKTADSFAPGIAIGHAIGRLGCFAAGCCFGRPTNLPWGVTFTNPLAKWAGTPLGVRLHPTQIYEFLVELLIFFLLLWLFRHRSFEGQISAVYLFLYGVARYFLEFLRADPDRGSMFGGIMSATQFIALILVIGGGVMWVLCSRPQAARRSQLAATS
- a CDS encoding ABC transporter permease, giving the protein MDRFLQDLRYALRQLTKSPAFTVTALLTLALGIGANTAIYSLLDQVMLRSLPVQDPEQLVMLKSSGSDRGRISAYGGSSDDYFSYPMYRDLRDKNSVFSGVVATDQVQVGVQWHNQPELVQGELVSGNYFDVLGVKPAVGRLLVQSDDEVQERSPVVVLSYGYWQRRFGSDPRVVNDTILVNSHPFTVVGVASPGFKSFVVGAAPDVFAPMMMKPQITPGWNDLDERRSRWLNAIGRLKPGMTLAQAEAGLAPLWRSLREEELKAIPNATPKFREGFVAKSKLSLSEAAQGFSPVRDQIGTPLVIVMAMVGLVVLIACANVASLLLVRAAGRVREMSVRYALGASRMRVVQQLVIEGLVLGVGGGIIGLAIAPSVTQLLLRKIWTDSSGQIPFSSSPDIRVLVFNFGLSAAVGLLFSLAPALQFWRPDLVQTLKQQLTTASGGQLRLRRSSVALQMGLSLLLLFGAGLFVRTLHNLRNVDVGFASDHLLTFGISPGYAGYKLEQNPDLYKRIVDTLKGLPGVRSAAATSDPELAGNDSMSSIGIPGYTPGENERMAVEWAEISPGYFDTLKLPSVIGRDISDQDHAGTTKVAVVNETFARRYFGGPDKAVGHNFARGGAPEDKPEFQVIGVVRDAKHRNLRDEIGPTVYIPYTQVDPKRGLTFMQFYVRTWQAPEEATNTIRTAMQSLDSKLVVDSLLTVDRQINNNVTNESIVAFLAVSFGVLATFLAAIGLYGVLAFSTAQRTREIGIRMALGASRSSVVQMVLREVLWLAGISVAIAVPSAVLLARYLRSQLYGVSNTDPLTLVAVVVVIAAVAMLAAMLPARRAAGVNPTKALRYE
- a CDS encoding sodium:solute symporter family protein, yielding MQLTWLDWSAIIGYLGITVLMGLYFRGRSGSSMEEYFVSGRSVSWWLAGTSMVATTFSADTPLLVTGLVYTQGIAGNWLWWSFLLSGMMTVFLFARLWRRSGLLTDVQFAEMRYSGKPAAFLRGFRAIYIGLLMNCLILGWVTKAMISIVSVVMGVSEHAALAICIFVIVPFTGLYVAIGGLWGVLWTDLFQFVLKMGVVIAVAYYGISAAGGLHELLRKLQIAQPPVPTTAHGNPLKLFPDFSSGLTAEAWWTLPVITLLVFLGLQWWAFWYPGAEPGGGGYIAQRIFSAKTEKQGLLSVLWFNIAHYALRPWPWILVGLVAIVLYPNLDGSAPGRHPEDGYMLVLTQHLPASLRGLAIAGFLAAFMSTIATQLNWGASYLVADFYKRFIKPEGTQKHYVRASRVVTVFLVICAALVAAQLASIQSGWQWVLELSAGTGAVYLLRWYWWRINAWSEITAMIVALVTSLTLRLTHPFTGNAAVEFAKSASVTTAVTTVAWLIATFMTKPVSQEVLVSFYHHVRPDVRGWKPVAAIVKDVKPTRDLGRNLALWLLGCAMVYSFLFGAGYAILGHPTRGTTLLVIGIACLMILLKQLRSFVEEPEHTTRKPGTETAAFIGH